The Deinococcus sp. YIM 134068 genome contains the following window.
CGGCGTCCTGGCGGCGGCCAACTTCGCGGCACCCTACGCCGCGCGTGGCTACCGGGTGGTGCTGCAAAGCTGCCGCGGGACCTTCGGGTCCGGGGGCGGTCCGTTCGAGCCGATGGGGCGCGAGATCGAGGACGGTGCCGATACCGCCACATGGTTGCGCGCGCAACCGTGGTTCGGGGGCCGGTTCGCCACCCTCGGCGGCTCGTACTTCGGCTTCACCCAGTGGGCGCTGCTCCTCGATCCGCCGCCGGAGCTGGTCACCGCCGTCATCCTGATCGGGCTGCACGACGTCTACCAGACGGCGCACGGGGCGGGTGCCTTCCGGTTGGAGGTGCTGCTGTCCTGGCACCACCAGATCGCCCGTCAGGAGCGCGGCGGCCTCCTCACCGCCCTGATCGACCGGGCGAAGCTCACCCGGCGGTTGAAGCCCGCGCTGGACGCCCTGCCCCTGCTCGAGGCGGGGGAGCGGCACCTGGGCGGCGGACCCCTGGGTGCCTCGTACCGCGACATGCTGACCCGCGCCGATCTGGGGGACCCTTACTGGACGCCGAGGCGGTTGGAGGGGGCACTGGAGCAGGTGCGCGTCCCGGTGCTGCTCGCGGGGGACTGGCAGGACATCTTCCTCGACCAGACACTCGCGCAGTACGCCCGGTTGCGCGAGCGGGGCGTGGACGTGGCGTTGACGGTGGGTCCCTGGGCGCACGGCGAGGGCCTCGACGTCATGACGCGCGAGGCCCTGGACTGGTTGGCCGAGCATCTGGGCGGCGAGGCCCGCCACCGCTCCGCCCCGGTGCGCGTGTCCGTGACGGGCGCGGGAGAGTGGCGTGACCTGCCCGGCTGGCCGCCCCCCACCGGGTCGCGGACGCTGTACCTGCACCCGGACGGGGGACTGGGTGCCTACCCGCCCTCCCCGAAGGCACGGCCCTCCACCTTCACCTACGACCCGGCAAGTCCCACACCCAGCGTGGGCGGTCAGCTCCTCGTGAACGGGGGTTATCGCGACACCCGTCCCCTGGAAGCCCGCGAGGACATCCTGACCTTTACCGGCCCGGCCCTCACCGCTCCGCTGGAGGTAATGGGCGTGCCGGAGGTCGAGGTGGTGCACCGCAGCGACAACCCGCACGCCGACCTGTTCGTGCGGCTGTGCGAGGTGGATGTCCGGGGGCAGTCGCGCCTGGTGAGCGACGGCTTTCGTCGGCTGACCCCGGCGGACGGCGGCGTCGTGCGCCTGTCCCTGGGGGCCGTGGCGCACCGGTTCGCCGCCGGATCACGGCTGCGCGTGCTGATCTCCGGGGGTTCGCATCCGCAGTACGCGCGCAACCTGGGCACCGGTGAGGACCCGGCGACGGGTCGCCGCCTGGCCGTCTCGCACCGGACCGTCATGCACGGCGAGGGCGGCCTGTCCCGGATCGTCCTGCCCGTGACGGGGTGACCCCGGGTTCTGTCGTCTCCTGGCCTCGTCTCCCTTCGGGCCGAACATCCGGCAGCCCGGAGAAGGTCCACCTCGGCGGTGTGGTCGGCCCCCGGGAAGGGCGAATCGTAGCTCGCTCCCTTTGGCGATCGTTCAAGCGTTCAGCCGTGGCGTCTCACAGCAGCTCCCCCGACACAGGACCCGGTTGAAAGAATCCCGAGACCCGTGGGGCACCTTGCCAGACGATTGGGCCGGTGGACCGTGAGAAGCGGCCCTCGTCTTCAGCACTTCGAAGGAGTTGCCGCTCCGGGCCATTGCTGTTTCGCCGGACGGGCGACGTACAGGAAGGCACGGCCAATGCCACTGACCTTGCTGTACCCCGTGCCGCACTACGACGTGTTGGATTCGAACCTGAGGGTCATCTTGTCCTGGGGTTGCTTTTCCCCCATCCAGAGGGGAGCGCGCGTGCCGTCCGGGCGAAGCTCCACCGCCGTCGCCGTGTACTGCCCGAGCGGGATGTCGTACAGAAAGGACTCGCCAGGCTGCGTCGTCCTCACCAGCGGTTTGCCCACCGACCCGTCCACCAGCGGCCCGTCCACCAGCGGCCCGTCCGGGACCAGGGTCACCTCGACCCGCGACTCGTCCCAGTTCACCACGCCGTCGTCGTCCCACCCCGGATGGAGCAGCCGAGCCTCTCCCCCGAAAAAGGCGTTCTCCCCGGCGTCGGGGATGACCCCGCTGAGTTTGAGCCTGAAGTTGCGGATGGTCCCTCCTTTCGCCGAGAAGGGCTCGTAGCCTTCCTCGTTCACGGAATCGACGCGCAGGCAGAACTTCTGGCCCCGGTAGGGCATCAGGGTCCAGGCTGTGGCGAGGTACGGCATGTCGATCAGGGAGCGGGCGGTGTACTGCCCTTGGGCGTCCGTCTTGACGCCGACCATCCCGCCCGTCAGCCCCGGCTCGATGCGGACGATGGCACCTTTGATGGGTTGGCCCAGCGCGTCCAGCACGACGCCCTTCACCGTCCCCGGTTCAGGTTTCGGCGGGGGGGGCGGCCAGGCCAGCGGTGAGGGTGAGGACGGACAGGAGGGCAGGCAGGGATCGTCTCATGGTTCGGGTTCCTTTGCAAAAGGCAGAGAGGGCGTGGGCGACTGACCCGGTGCGCCGTGGCAGGGCGGAGAATCACCGGACGGAGTGCACGGTGGGTTCGGCCCGGTGATTGCAGCGTGATTCGGCCCGTTCCATCGGGAGGGGGTGTCAGCCACCGGGACGCGTCCGATCAGGGGTCGAGGTCAGGCCCGGGGCAGAGCGGAGCAGGTTCCTCTGCCGCGCCGACCGGGCCACGCGTCCCTCAGGGGGCCGTGGTTTACGCTGCGAGGCGTGTCAGGACAATCCAGCGTGAACAGAACCAGGACCTTCACGTGGGGGGCGGCACTCGCCCTGGCCGGGTGGTGGGTCGCCTCCAAACGCGCCGCGTCCTTTCCCCGGCTCCACCCCGAACTGCGCTCGCCGCTGCTGCGCTTCCGCTCGCCCCCCTTCACGCCTGCCCTCGTCTGGGCCATGCGGAGGCTGCCCGCGCGGTTCGCCGCCCCGACGGACGTTCAGTTCGAGTCGCGCCGTATCCCTGGCCCTCCCGGCGCACCGGACGTCACCGTGTACCTCTACCGCCCCCTCGCAGGACAGCAGAACACCGCCGCGCTGCTCTACCTCCACGGCGGGGGGTTCATCACGGGCTCGGCTGAGGCCTACCACAGGCAGTGTGCCCGCTTCGCGCGGGAACTGGGCCTGCTCGTCGTGAACGTGGAGTACCGCCTCGCGCCCGAGACGCCCTTCCCCGGGCCGCTGGAGGACTGTTACGCGGCCCTGCGCTGGATGAAGGCGCAGGCGGCGTCCCTCGGCAGCGACCCGGCGCGGATCGCCGTCGCCGGGGACAGCGCCGGGGCGGGCCTGGCGGCGGCACTGGCGCAACTCGCGCACGACCGGGGTGAGGTCGCGCCCGCCTTCCAATTGCTGCTGTACCCGATGCTGGACGACCGCACGGTCCTGGAGACAAATCACGAGGGGCGGGGGGAGTTCGTGTGGACGCCGACCTCGAACCTGCTGGGCTGGTCGTCGTACCTGGGCCGCAAGCCGACGCTGGAGGCCGCGCCCGAGTACGCGGCACCCGCGAGACGGGCCGACCTCTCCGGCCTCGCGCCCGCGTGGATCGGCGTGGGCACGCTCGACCTGTTCTTCCCGGAGGACCGGGAGTACGCGCGCCGTCTGAACGAGGCGGGCGTGCCGTGCGAGTTCCACGAGGTGGAGGGTGCCTATCACGCCGGCGAGCTGTTCTCGCCGGGCGCGTCCGTCTCCGAGGCATTTCTGGAGCGGAGTCTGGAGGCGCTGCGGCGGGGCCTGCGCTTGGCCTGACGGGTCGGCCCTCGTCGGGGTGAATGACCCCGGGACCGTCGGACTGACCGGGCCGCCTCCCTGTCCCGGTGCGGCTGGAGCAGGAGGTCGAGCACGGAGAATCGGGCGCGTCGGCAGGGGGCACTCTGGCCGGGCGTGGATGTTCGGGGGATGACGTGGCCTCGGGGAAGGTCGGCTGCCCGTCCCGCTTCGGTCTCGACGGCGCTCGGCGGGCCGTCCACACCAAGTCCTACCGAAGCCGCAGCGAGTGTACGAAGGCGTCGATCCACGTCAGTCGGGGGTCGTTCGTCAGCGCGTTCAGTTGCCCCCTCGTGCGTGCCAGGGAGGTCTTCCACGCCGCCTCCGCCCGTCCCGCGTCGCCCGAGTTCAACGCCTCCGTCACCGCGCGGTTGGCCCCGAGAACGCGTCTGCGGGCAGTTCCTTCAACAAGACGGGGTACCGGAGCGAGACGTAAGACTTGCCGTCCTGCGTCAGCCCCTGGAAGGTGTAGAAGACCTGTTCGCGCGACAGGGGCGACACGTCGAGGCTGTAGGCCACGAGCGCGCGCACGCCGCGCCCGCCGGGAAAGTCGAGGTACTTCACGGCGGCGTTCAGCACCTGCCCCGAAAAGGGGGGCGGCAGGAAGGGCAACTCCCCCCGAAGCTGGGCAGGCGCGGGACGCTCCTTGAGCAGCGCCCGCAGCGAGTCGATTTCCGTCCGCACGCCGTCCCTCTTCCCTGGGTACTGGGCGATCAACCCGGCGACCGGGTAGACGTTCAGCTCGCGCACAGCGTCCCCCTGCGGCCCGAGGACAACCTGCACATGGCGGGGCGGGAAGAAGTCGGGGGTGTCCAGGCGCTTCTGCGTCTCCACGGTGCGGACGGTGGCGATCACGCCCAGGAGCCGGGCGTCGAAGGACACCCGTGGCAGCGCGGGCGTGGAAGCGGACAGGAGGAGCAGGGCGGACAGGAGGGTCGTGTTCACGGGCAGAGGGTAGGGGCCGCCGGATGACCGGGGGATGACGCGGACGAGGGAGTCCTCCTCAGCCCGGCCCGCAGGCTGGACCCACGAGGACGACCGGCAGACGCTGGAACAGGAACTTCATCCGCTGGCTGTGGGGAGTGCCCAGGCGGGGACCCTGGTGGACCGCCTGCGTCTGCGTCTGCGCCTGCGCCTGCCGCCTCCACCACCCGCGACAGCCGGGTGGTCGTCCGAGCGGCGCACAGGGGCATGGTCTACGCGGTCGGCGGCGGCAGGGAGCGCGCGGTCTTCACCACAGGCCGCCCACGAGCGCTCCCGGACATCCTGAACACCCGGCGCGACCGACCGTTCTCTTCAGGTCCAGGAGGGCCGGTCATCCTCCGATCACCCACGGCTGGCTACCGTGCCGGGCATGAACGCCTTTTCCCGCCCCCTGTTCACCCTCGCCCTGCTGACCTCGGCGGCCAGCGCCGCTCCGTCCACCCTGACCGGCGAGTGGTACGGAGGCTCCGTCTTCCCCCGCTCCGCCTACACCCTGGAGGGCTTCCGGCAGGCGGGCAGCGACACCGAGCGCCTTCTGCCGCGCCCGGACGGCACCTACGAACTCGCCACCCTGAGCACAAGTGCCACCCCGGAGACCTTCGGCTGGAGCGGTCGCCTGATCTCCTGCGAAAAGATCAGCATCCGCTGGGAAGCGGGGCGGTACACGGTCCAGGGGGGCACGCTCGTCCTGAAGCCGGGCGCGGCGAAGGGCTTCAACCTCGCCACCCCGCACTCCCTGAAGAGCGGCTGCGTGCGGTCCGGCGGCTTGTCCTACACCGGGACCGACCTGAGGCCGCGCACCTCCA
Protein-coding sequences here:
- a CDS encoding CocE/NonD family hydrolase, which gives rise to MTTPDTRPTPPTRLARVLDTVTTRAMRPPAGSAYTVTRGVWVPMRDGAELLADVYTPVGEVRGTLLVRLPYGRGVLAAANFAAPYAARGYRVVLQSCRGTFGSGGGPFEPMGREIEDGADTATWLRAQPWFGGRFATLGGSYFGFTQWALLLDPPPELVTAVILIGLHDVYQTAHGAGAFRLEVLLSWHHQIARQERGGLLTALIDRAKLTRRLKPALDALPLLEAGERHLGGGPLGASYRDMLTRADLGDPYWTPRRLEGALEQVRVPVLLAGDWQDIFLDQTLAQYARLRERGVDVALTVGPWAHGEGLDVMTREALDWLAEHLGGEARHRSAPVRVSVTGAGEWRDLPGWPPPTGSRTLYLHPDGGLGAYPPSPKARPSTFTYDPASPTPSVGGQLLVNGGYRDTRPLEAREDILTFTGPALTAPLEVMGVPEVEVVHRSDNPHADLFVRLCEVDVRGQSRLVSDGFRRLTPADGGVVRLSLGAVAHRFAAGSRLRVLISGGSHPQYARNLGTGEDPATGRRLAVSHRTVMHGEGGLSRIVLPVTG
- a CDS encoding alpha/beta hydrolase — its product is MNRTRTFTWGAALALAGWWVASKRAASFPRLHPELRSPLLRFRSPPFTPALVWAMRRLPARFAAPTDVQFESRRIPGPPGAPDVTVYLYRPLAGQQNTAALLYLHGGGFITGSAEAYHRQCARFARELGLLVVNVEYRLAPETPFPGPLEDCYAALRWMKAQAASLGSDPARIAVAGDSAGAGLAAALAQLAHDRGEVAPAFQLLLYPMLDDRTVLETNHEGRGEFVWTPTSNLLGWSSYLGRKPTLEAAPEYAAPARRADLSGLAPAWIGVGTLDLFFPEDREYARRLNEAGVPCEFHEVEGAYHAGELFSPGASVSEAFLERSLEALRRGLRLA
- a CDS encoding carboxypeptidase-like regulatory domain-containing protein — encoded protein: MKGVVLDALGQPIKGAIVRIEPGLTGGMVGVKTDAQGQYTARSLIDMPYLATAWTLMPYRGQKFCLRVDSVNEEGYEPFSAKGGTIRNFRLKLSGVIPDAGENAFFGGEARLLHPGWDDDGVVNWDESRVEVTLVPDGPLVDGPLVDGSVGKPLVRTTQPGESFLYDIPLGQYTATAVELRPDGTRAPLWMGEKQPQDKMTLRFESNTS